In Quercus robur chromosome 11, dhQueRobu3.1, whole genome shotgun sequence, the following proteins share a genomic window:
- the LOC126706060 gene encoding subtilisin-like protease SBT4.15, with product MGEAPQSKASATDLHHNLLSSVVKDDHIAQQSRIYSYTKSFNAFAANLLPQEVQRLQENENVVSVFPSKMQKLHTTRSWDFLGMPQSMKRNHQIESNIIVGVLDTGIYINAPSFDDKGFGPPPSKWKGTCQVRGNFTGCNNKVIGARFYNHGSATPHPNPSPIDEEGHGSHTSSTIAGASIAGASLYDLAKGTARGGVPSARIAMYKVCWADGCSDIDLLAGLDDAIDDGVDLISISIGGDSTSYFNSPIAIGAFHAMKRGILTTCSAGNNGPYLYSVQNTAPWILTVGASGMDRQFRTLVKVGNGIKTAGFSINTFSPNKRMYPLTTAVKAANRSLEQDHSPWLCDDGSLDANKVKGKIVLCKEGLIQDYVKQIGGLGALVSLQQQKDTGFTFTIPAAFIDANVGDKIEIYVNSTRAPQAVIYKSIAVHNAATPFVASFSSRGPNTISSSIIKPDIVAPGIDILAAYSKLSSVTGDLEDNRFDVYNIISGTSMACPHVAAAAAYVKSFHPNWSPAAIKSALMTTASELKIKDVQAELAYGAGQIDPVRALHPGLIYDVSKSDYIHFLCNEGYSGTALKVFTEEKTNCSSIPDIGGHDALNYPSMYLQLNSANSSISAIFHRTVTNVGLEKGIYKAIVKAPATLKVTVVPKELAFSHLYEKKSFMVVIKGPPLNNISSLSASLEWNDGKHRVKSPIHIFLDI from the exons ATGGGAGAGGCACCGCAGTCAAAAGCCTCTGCCACTGATCTTCATCACAACTTGCTTTCTTCAGTTGTTAAAGA TGATCATATTGCCCAACAGTCCAGAATATATAGCTACACAAAGAGTTTTAATGCATTTGCAGCAAACCTATTGCCACAAGAAGTTCAAAGACTACAAG AGAACGAAAATGTGGTGTCGGTGTTTCCAAGCAAAATGCAAAAACTTCATACCACAAGATCATGGGATTTCTTAGGAATGCCTCAATCAATGAAGAGAAATCATCAAATTGAAAGTAACATTATTGTTGGTGTATTAGATACAG GAATTTATATCAATGCTCCAAGTTTTGATGACAAAGGATTTGGACCTCCTCCATCAAAATGGAAGGGTACATGCCAAGTCAGAGGCAACTTCACTGGCTGTAACAA CAAGGTAATAGGTGCAAGGTTCTACAACCACGGTTCCGCCACTCCCCACCCAAATCCATCCCCAATAGATGAGGAAGGCCACGGCAGTCACACTTCGTCCACCATAGCAGGTGCCTCGATAGCAGGGGCAAGCTTATACGATTTAGCCAAAGGCACAGCTCGAGGTGGGGTTCCATCAGCACGCATTGCAATGTACAAGGTGTGTTGGGCCGATGGTTGCAGTGATATAGACCTTCTGGCTGGACTGGATGATGCCATTGATGATGGAGTTGACTTGATATCAATATCCATCGGAGGGGATTCGACAAGCTATTTTAACAGTCCCATTGCGATCGGTGCCTTTCATGCAATGAAGAGGGGGATTTTGACAACATGTTCAGCTGGGAATAACGGCCCATATTTGTATTCTGTGCAAAACACAGCTCCTTGGATATTGACTGTTGGCGCTTCTGGCATGGATAGGCAGTTTAGGACTCTGGTTAAAGTTGGAAATGGCATAAAAACTGCT GGATTTTCCATCAACACGTTTTCACCAAATAAACGGATGTACCCTCTAACCACTGCAGTAAAAGCAGCCAATAGAAGTTTAGAACAAGATCACTCTCCCTG GTTGTGTGATGATGGGAGTCTGGACGCAAATAAGGTCAAGGGAAAGATTGTGCTCTGCAAAGAAGGACTAATTCAAGATTACGTTAAGCAAATAGGTGGGTTGGGGGCTCTTGTATCTCTCCAACAGCAGAAAGATACAGGGTTTACATTTACCATCCCTGCTGCCTTCATTGATGCTAATGTTGGtgacaaaattgaaatatatgtcAACTCAACTAG AGCCCCTCAGGCTGTCATATACAAGTCTATAGCAGTCCACAATGCCGCTACACCCTTTGTGGCTTCCTTTTCGTCTCGAGGTCCGAACACGATCTCTTCCAGCATAATTAAG CCGGATATTGTGGCACCTGGAATAGATATTCTCGCTGCTTACTCTAAACTTTCATCAGTGACTGGGGATCTTGAAGACAACCGATTTGATGTGTATAATATAATTTCTGGAACATCAATGGCTTGCCCTCATGTGGCAGCTGCCGCTGCCTATGTCAAATCATTCCACCCTAATTGGTCTCCTGCTGCAATCAAATCGGCCTTAATGACAACTG CATCTGAATTGAAAATCAAAGATGTCCAAGCTGAGTTAGCCTACGGGGCCGGCCAAATTGACCCAGTTAGAGCACTGCATCCCGGTTTGATCTATGACGTGTCAAAGTCCGACTACATCCACTTCCTATGTAATGAGGGTTACTCCGGGACAGCACTAAAAGTGTTCACTGAAGAGAAAACAAATTGCTCAAGTATCCCTGACATTGGAGGACATGATGCCCTAAATTACCCATCCATGTATTTGCAACTTAATAGCGCTAACTCTAGTATATCAGCCATCTTTCATAGGACAGTTACAAATGTTGGCTTGGAAAAAGGTATATACAAGGCAATTGTCAAGGCACCAGCAACTCTCAAGGTCACTGTTGTTCCGAAAGAACTAGCTTTTAGTCACTTGTACGAGAAAAAATCTTTCATGGTTGTGATAAAGGGGCCACCATTGAACAATATTTCCAGTTTATCAGCATCACTGGAATGGAATGACGGTAAACACAGAGTTAAGAGCCCTATCCACATTTTTTTGGACATATAG